In Sorghum bicolor cultivar BTx623 chromosome 8, Sorghum_bicolor_NCBIv3, whole genome shotgun sequence, one genomic interval encodes:
- the LOC110437633 gene encoding holotricin-3-like, translating to MERERRHLAAASAHLHLAAAAHYMAAAGGGGLGHGGHGGAVAPGHGDDDVEVGGGGALGHGGHHGEDDVEVGSGGGGVALGHGGNGESCWSRSATLQELEWTMQDLYELLLLLASPSSLQGAAAGRGGGGSPGRGQ from the exons ATGGAGCGCGAGCGCCGCCACCTCGCCGCTGCCTCAGCGCACCTCCACCTCGCCGCGGCCGCACACTACATGGCGGCggctggcggcggcgggctGGGCCACGGAGGGCACGGCGGCGCCGTCGCGCCGGGCCACGGAGACGACGACGTCGaggttggcggcggcggcgcgctggGCCACGGAGGGCACCACGGAGAGGACGACGTCGAGgttggcagcggcggcggcggcgtcgcacTGGGCCACGGAGGGaacggtgaaag CTGCTGGTCTCGATCTGCCACACTGCAGGAGCTGGAGTGGACGATGCAGGACCTCTACGAgctcctcctgctgctggcCTCTCCTTCGTCCCTACAAGGGGCTGCCGCAGGACGTGGTGGAGGGGGCAGCCCTGGACGTGGGCAGTGA
- the LOC8076664 gene encoding protein NETWORKED 1D, translated as MAMSPSNPMRKYSWWWDSHISPKNSKWLQENLTDMDSKIKVMIKIIDEDADSFARRAEMYYKRRPELMSLLEELYRAYRALAERYDHAAGELRQAHKKMAEAFPDEFQLDFDDDLPTETASTETETDNRDMTPFFLSFIKAGGDSKKRTKDDQDHEKLQKEISSLSQENQELKKKISSVLEKSNMAESEVLSLKEALAEQEAEKEAAFSQCQQSSDRLQSLKSEILHTQEEFNRLKEEMQNGLQNLSTAEERCLLLERANQNLLLELDKLKLASKEKHDELNEKHIELEKLSISIQEEQLKSMQAEMARLSVEKQLAQAQEKLRLMSLEKHGEASKIENIEATRVQLQKELESIREENRKLDDQNHSSTSVIIRLQDEIISLKNAQRCLEEEVSRHMEEKKVLQHELSHLKDNKGDLDRKHFSIKEQIQEVNFNVESLQSLAQEVRDGNVELKETIKNHEGVKALYVDNLMLLERTLEKNAHLERSLSAATTEIEGLREKKAALEESCKHLHSKVNGHQSERAMFVARIEGISHTMEKISEKNVFLENLLSDNNTELELLRRKLKDSEESTHTFRNQNSVLRSEKRTLMREVDSINSALLSLETQYAELEGRYLDLEQDKDRALNEVIRLRELLRLEKEKHKEATNSDMTQFSAMQKQIGLLLKEVHRREDQLQEEEHKIVEAQTEIFILQRCLGDMAEANVDALSRLQKQQVVCKDQEEKVDFLSQNNQQLTEGIGSVVEVLNLDEKYGSLDLMKVDVVVQLLLHEIKCLLNTISDAQDVKQNQILEKSLVVTLLEHFGREVADLRSERSVLKQEWQTKSEELLQLQSERHDLLKISCELRKEMEARNRKVDELKSEAKFLVRQLSELQESRQSLQAEIVKLIEENTSLSSKVYGSREKEKSFDDDFSTLIGEAVRTDILGVIFRSLHEERTAQLQCLHEDFGSLHAAGNELYQEIKLMNKKLGDLQLENNYLEKELSRTLSICDGSGTEVSSGRRRAMRRDTKLLKSGRKSQESVQNMEQRKEVDNAGLEKSNEMLREELQKLKNELQVLRSKEQPVIDVKSCDAEITKLLANMQLATANASLFKEKVLELIVTCESFEISDMVQKEVLKEEITRRNSYVDELKDKLNAIEIENRRLKVDLNGDFTLLGALQTEVDALEKQTLSLAKDCLPPSMLKEENPLSPQLSKIAVRPSEDQNTTKMVKDMELQKLHGTIKALQKVVSDTGVVLEQERLDFNSNLQDARKQIEMLKLKEILDSDASDVNYERMMKDIQLDLVQTPSRRAAVSHGRHRKKNSVAAAAAQSDDKMLALWSVDRVSSGSRRYDVDLRPPQSEAAENDKAKKRSSSEPVVTVKDLSVDKQEVLSRPMVVAAAATATTTEPHREWKKKVIDRLSSEAQRLRDLRSIVQELRAGVEESSDAELDSVKSQMADAEDAIAELIDANTKLLKKAEEFTSAGGDGGGDVDLRSRSQRKILERVRKMSEKAGRLELELQRFQHALLRHEEERAARRAAKAAVATTVQVQRRSRVQLVEYLYGRRRDSRRPKQKARGPSCCMRAKAIDD; from the exons ATGGCGATGTCGCCATCCAATCCAATGCGCAAGTACTCATGGTGGTGGGATAGTCACATATCCCCCAAGAACTCGAAATGGCTCCAGGAGAATCTCACTG ATATGGATAGCAAAATCAAAGTGATGATCAAGATTATCGATGAGGATGCTGACTCATTTGCCAGAAGAGCGGAAATGTATTACAAAAGGCGCCCAGAGCTGATGTCTTTGCTTGAGGAGTTGTACCGTGCTTATCGAGCTTTAGCTGAAAGATATGATCATGCAGCTGGAGAACTCCGACAGGCCCATAAAAAAATGGCAGAAGCATTTCCCGATGAGTTTCAGTTGGACTTTGATGATGACCTGCCTACAGAAACTGCATCTACTGAAACTGAAACCGACAATCGTGATATGACTCCATTTTTCCTTTCATTCATCAAGGCTGGTGGTGATTCAAAAAAACGTACTAAAG ATGACCAGGACCATGAGAAGCTGCAGAAAGAGATATCAAGTTTGTCACAGGAAAATCAAGAACTGAAGAAGAAAATTTCATCAGTGTTAGAAAAGAGCAATATGGCTGAATCTGAAGTTCTTTCTCTCAAGGAGGCCCTTGCAGAACAAGAAGCAGAGAAGGAAGCTGCATTTTCACAATGCCAGCAATCCAGTGATCGATTACAGAGCCTCAAGTCTGAAATATTGCATACCCAGGAGGAGTTCAATAGACTGAAAGAGGAGATGCAAAATGGGCTACAGAATTTGAGCACTGCAGAGGAGCGGTGCCTTCTGCTTGAGAGGGCTAACCAAAATTTGCTTCTGGAGCTAGATAAGCTGAAGCTTGCCTCAAAAGAGAAGCATGACGAGCTAAATGAGAAGCACATTGAGTTGGAGAAGCTTAGCATCTCTATACAAGAAGAGCAACTCAAGAGCATGCAAGCAGAAATGGCCCGGCTATCTGTGGAGAAGCAATTGGCACAAGCACAGGAGAAGCTAAGACTTATGTCTCTTGAAAAGCATGGGGAAGCAAGTAAGATTGAGAATATTGAAGCAACCAGAGTTCAACTTCAAAAGGAATTGGAAAGTATTCGAGAAGAGAACCGGAAATTGGATGATCAAAACCATTCCTCTACCTCTGTGATAATTCGTCTTCAAGATGAGATAATTTCTTTGAAGAATGCACAGCGGTGTCTTGAAGAAGAGGTGTCTCGGCACATGGAGGAGAAAAAGGTGCTTCAGCATGAGCTTTCGCACCTCAAAGATAACAAGGGTGACTTGGACAGGAAGCACTTTTCGATCAAGGAGCAAATACAAGAGGTGAATTTCAATGTAGAATCACTCCAATCACTTGCTCAAGAGGTGAGGGACGGAAATGTTGAGCTAAAAGAGACCATAAAAAATCATGAGGGTGTAAAAGCCTTGTACGTTGATAATCTGATGCTGCTGGAGAGGACGCTGGAGAAAAATGCTCATTTGGAGAGATCACTTTCAGCTGCAACTACTGAAATTGAAGGCTTGCGGGAGAAGAAGGCTGCATTGGAAGAATCATGCAAACACCTTCATTCCAAGGTTAATGGCCATCAGTCTGAGAGAGCCATGTTTGTTGCACGGATTGAGGGAATTTCTCATACCATGGAGAAGATATCAGAGAAGAATGTCTTCTTGGAAAATTTGTTATCTGATAACAATACTGAGCTGGAGTTGCTTAGAAGGAAGCTGAAAGATTCAGAGGAATCTACTCACACATTCCGCAACCAGAATTCTGTACTTCGATCTGAAAAGAGAACTCTGATGCGTGAG GTGGATAGCATCAATAGTGCTCTACTCAGTTTGGAAACCCAATATGCAGAGTTAGAAGGGCGATATTTGGATCTTGAGCAAGACAAAGACAGGGCCCTCAATGAAGTGATTAGATTACGAGAGCTGTTGAGactagaaaaagaaaaacacaaagAAGCCACCAACTCAGACATGACTCAATTCAGTGCTATGCAGAAGCAGATAGGTCTACTGCTAAAAGAGGTTCACCGCAGGGAGGACCAGCTTCAAGAGGAGGAGCACAAGATTGTTGAAGCTCAGACTGAGATTTTTATCTTACAGAGGTGCTTAGGTGACATGGCTGAAGCAAATGTTGATGCCTTGTCACGATTGCAGAAGCAACAAGTGGTATGCAAGGATCAAGAGGAGAAAGTTGATTTCTTGTCACAGAACAACCAGCAGCTGACTGAAGGGATAGGTTCTGTAGTGGAAGTACTGAATCTGGATGAGAAATACGGGTCATTGGATCTAATGAAGGTTGATGTTGTTGTGCAGCTCCTCTTGCATGAGATCAAGTGCCTGCTGAATACTATTTCTGATGCCCAGGATGTGAAGCAGAACCAGATCCTTGAGAAGTCCCTTGTTGTCACGCTTCTTGAGCACTTTGGGCGCGAGGTGGCTGACCTGAGGTCAGAAAGGAGTGTTCTGAAGCAAGAGTGGCAAACAAAGAGTGAGGAGCTGCTGCAGCTGCAGAGTGAAAGGCATGACCTCCTAAAGATCAGCTGTGAGCTACGGAAGGAAATGGAGGCTCGTAACCGCAAAGTGGATGAACTGAAATCTGAGGCAAAGTTCTTGGTTCGACAACTGTCGGAATTGCAAGAGTCACGGCAATCGTTGCAAGCAGAGATTGTCAAGCTGATTGAAGAGAACACTTCACTCTCTAGCAAAGTTTATGGCtccagagagaaagagaagtCATTTGATGATGATTTCAGCACACTTATTGGTGAGGCGGTCAGGACAGATATCCTTGGTGTCATTTTTAGAAGCCTTCATGAAGAGAGGACAGCACAATTGCAGTGTTTGCATGAGGATTTTGGGTCTCTACATGCAGCAGGCAATGAGCTTTATCAGGAAATCAAGCTGATGAACAAGAAGCTCGGAGATCTACAGCTTGAGAACaactatcttgagaaggaactCAGTAGAACTCTAAGCATCTGTGACGGCTCTGGTACAGAAGTTTCCTCTGGAAGAAGGCGTGCTATGAGGAGAGATACAAAGCTATTAAAATCTGGAAGGAAAAGCCAAGAGAGTGTCCAGAACATGGAACAGCGAAAAGAAGTTGACAATGCTGGTCTCGAGAAATCAAATGAAATGCTTAGAGAGGAGCTCCAGAAATTGAAAAATGAACTGCAAGTGCTTAGGAGCAAGGAACAGCCTGTGATTGATGTGAAATCTTGTGACGCAGAGATCACTAAACTGCTGGCCAACATGCAACTGGCCACAGCCAATGCATCTCTCTTCAAGGAGAAGGTGCTTGAGCTCATCGTGACATGCGAGAGTTTTGAGATCAGTGACATGGTGCAGAAGGAGGTGCTGAAAGAGGAGATCACCCGGAGAAACTCTTACGTGGATgagctcaaggacaagcttaatGCCATTGAGATTGAGAACAGAAGGCTGAAGGTTGATCTGAATGGCGACTTCACACTGCTCGGAGCATTGCAAACTGAAGTTGATGCCCTAGAGAAACAAACCTTGTCTCTGGCCAAGGATTGCCTGCCACCAAGCATGCTCAAGGAG GAGAACCCATTATCACCTCAGCTGTCAAAGATTGCTGTGAGGCCAAGCGAAGATCAAAACACCACAAAGATGGTGAAGGACATGGAACTGCAGAAACTCCACGGAACCATCAAGGCACTTCAGAAGGTGGTGTCAGATACCGGGGTGGTCCTGGAGCAAGAGAGGCTCGACTTCAACAGCAACCTCCAGGACGCAAGGAAGCAGATCGAGATGCTGAAGCTGAAGGAGATCCTGGACAGCGACGCCAGCGACGTGAACTACGAGCGGATGATGAAGGACATCCAGCTGGACCTCGTCCAGACACCTAGCCGGCGAGCTGCCGTCTCACACGGGCGCCACAGGAAGAAGAActcagtggcggcggcggcggcgcagtcTGACGACAAGATGCTCGCACTGTGGAGCGTGGACAGGGTGAGCAGCGGCAGCCGGCGGTACGATGTGGACCTCCGACCGCCACAAAGCGAGGCAGCTGAGAACGACAAGGCAAAGAAGCGATCGTCCTCCGAGCCAGTGGTGACCGTGAAGGACCTCAGCGTGGACAAGCAGGAGGTCCTGTCACGGCCCATGGTGGTGGCAGCAGCTGCAACGGCCACGACGACGGAGCCACACAGGGAGTGGAAGAAGAAGGTGATCGACCGGCTCTCCTCCGAGGCACAGCGGCTCCGTGACCTCCGGTCCATCGTCCAGGAGCTGCGCGCCGGCGTGGAGGAGTCGTCGGACGCGGAGCTGGACAGCGTGAAGTCCCAGATGGCCGACGCGGAGGACGCCATCGCGGAGCTGATCGACGCGAACACAAAGCTgctgaagaaggcggaggagttcACGTCGGCgggtggcgacggcggcggcgacgtggACCTGCGCAGCCGGAGCCAGCGCAAGATCCTGGAGCGCGTGCGCAAGATGTCGGAGAAGGCCGGGCGCCTGGAGCTGGAGCTGCAGCGGTTCCAGCACGCGCTGCTGCGGCACGAGGAGGAGCGCGCGGCGCGGCGAGCGGCCAAGGCAGCGGTGGCCACCACCGTGCAGGTGCAGCGGCGGTCACGGGTGCAGCTGGTGGAGTACCTCTACggccggcggcgcgacagccggcGGCCCAAGCAGAAGGCCCGCGGGCCCTCCTGCTGCATGAGGGCCAAGGCCATCGACGACTGA